In Plasmodium coatneyi strain Hackeri chromosome 5, complete sequence, a genomic segment contains:
- a CDS encoding Ribosomal protein l10, translating into MFLKEVSGRRLSLTLLLCLLHTICPQSICAGKNTKWVYKSDAVKVPLELSSPSTRIITKWSKNAGRIRHVDNPHFISNTNISRRKKKKSISIYSRKCSGYRNTREGKNEMIRKIKRILKVTKLLIQFNSFKLTPNMRMDLLINLPRPHVRVHMVKNTLMKLAVEKTPFEAIVPYLKESNTYMFIMDEKYIAFTLYGNKSFSSMYKEYKINNSIKMAVYENTILNKSETENLINLKTHSFYFGQVVNKLVQLIGDIPRSIMQVPASIARGIYLHTQKGANTGQSQ; encoded by the coding sequence ATGTTCTTGAAAGAGGTGAGCGGTAGACGCTTGTCCCTCACACTGCTGTTGTGCTTGCTTCACACGATATGTCCGCAAAGCATCTGTGCAGGGAAAAATACCAAATGGGTCTACAAATCCGATGCAGTAAAAGTGCCCCTTGAGTTGTCCTCTCCGTCCACAAGGATAATAACAAAGTGGAGTAAAAACGCAGGAAGGATAAGACATGTGGACAACCCCCACTTTATAAGCAATACAAATATAAGCCggcggaaaaagaaaaaatcaattTCCATATATAGCAGAAAATGTAGTGGATATCGAAACAcgagagaagggaaaaacgaaatgataagaaaaataaaaagaattttaaaaGTAACAAAGTTATTAATACAGTTCAACAGTTTCAAGTTAACGCCAAATATGAGAATGGATTTGTTGATAAATTTGCCCAGACCACATGTACGTGTTCATATGGTTAAGAACACGTTAATGAAGCTAGCTGTAGAGAAGACGCCATTTGAAGCCATCGTACCCTACCTGAAGGAAAGCAACACCTATATGTTTATTAtggatgaaaaatatattgccTTTACTCTGTATGGAAATAAATCTTTCAGTTCAATGtataaggaatataaaataaacaacTCTATCAAAATGGCTGTTTATGAGAATACAATTTTGAACAAAAGTGAAACggaaaatttaataaatttaaaaacacacagtttttattttggGCAAGTGGTGAACAAGCTGGTCCAATTAATTGGGGATATTCCACGCTCCATTATGCAGGTCCCTGCGTCTATAGCGCGTGGTAtttatttgcacacacaGAAGGGTGCCAACACGGGGCAGTCACAGTGA
- a CDS encoding Eukaryotic translation initiation factor 3 subunit G translates to MIQAAEKKNWVDIDLEDEDSQNEIENKQKWEDIDAEDDQESNKKLSYFTNYENGIKVVTKYSENLKKQTVKVTKKIKEVVIKKKLNKEINNRLNLKNFNIDTCSSVIVEPTDVVNIEVPKNNLMDFLKGTEYDYLFTEQADKTAKDLKNRFKIFKDEDVEEVKPEDPNKLGVKREMLFYRSHDTQNKECTVRVTNLSEEVNESELSNLFGRVGQISRMFLAKHKETQNSKGFAFITYSNREEAKRAIEKLNRHGFENLLLSVEWAKPSNR, encoded by the exons ATGATACAAGCAG cagagaagaaaaactGGGTGGACATCGACTTAGAAGATGAAGATTCGCAGAATGAAATTGAAAACA aacaaaaatgggaagacaTAGACGCAGAGGATGACCAGGAAAGTAACAAAAAGTTGTCCTACTTCACCAACTACGAAAATGGGATCAAGGTCGTCACCAAGTATTCGGAGAATCTGAAGAAGCAAACGGTGAAG GTCAccaagaaaataaaagaagtggtcataaaaaaaaaactcaacaAGGAAATCAACAACAGACTCAACTTGAAGAACTTCAACATCGACACC TGCAGCTCCGTCATAGTCGAACCCACGGACGTTGTAAACATTGAAGTCCCCAAGAACAACCTCATGGACTTCCTTAAGGGAACAGAGTACGACTACCTGTTTACGGAGCAGGCCGACAAGACAGCCAAGGATTTGAAAAACagatttaaaatatttaaggATGAAGATGTGGAG GAAGTTAAACCGGAGGATCCCAACAAATTGGGCGTCAAGAGGGAGATGCTATTCTATCGATCACAC GATACGCAAAACAAGGAGTGCACTGTTCGTGTGACGAACTTAAGCGAGGAAGTCAACGAAAGCGAGTTGTCCAATTTGTTTGGAAGAGTTGGGCAAATATCGCGTATGTTCCTGGCCAAGCATAA ggAAACGCAAAATTCGAAGGGATTCGCCTTCATCACTTATTCCAAtagggaagaagcaaagagGGCCATCGAGAAGTTGAACAGGCACGGATTTGAAAACCTGTTGCTAAGC gTGGAATGGGCCAAGCCGTCCAACCGATGA
- a CDS encoding Ubiquitin carboxyl-terminal hydrolase a, which yields MADIKSIVACISANIREPSKDDVIHLDECSVTGYKNIFEDGVFVDLISFESFGLSCLKYNYNRAQEEKSEIKNLTLNVEGGFKESKVYNYQYEYALYDLQTNLYISLDEVEDESVKNICNKIISHKNELKKENQNKWVNEIKESKYAKDLVQLPNITIKNENLECAVCKAKKNIWLNLSDGYIGCGRKIFNYGGGCLNNEEGAALKHYYESGKKYPLVVKLGTITKEGEADVFSYADDENDSVIDPYIDVHLKNLGINITNLNKTEVTTLEKEIKENQNINFSSILDKDTQLVCKEGKVGFVNLGNTCYMNCALQVLLSIKEVSYRYIDNQLDFLLTLDRKSKTHQDMFIQYAKLCTLIFKEDYINKKKNYIKRFKGECEKRNVDVTYDSDVDEENCVSINPSMFRTCLNQKGNSFCNNNQQDIFEFLTYLLNELIENENNIFHRILSGENASKRKINQLVNIEQGKETKKSNNTSPAGGANTQKDNGHKSDKSLFNLFTFEMDQTIVSDEHNVSRSSFQNNILSLDIPLDNAVLKKLEEETSPTSPPPVTLLDCLNNFIKKDYIDEYYSEEKKTKTLAQKDIKFKTFPPYLFIHIKRFYADENWNAKKINVPVQADEYINLEFMRSENSRVEGDKSSAYGEGGPGKNSTNTAHAGKNSDEYIMKQYRDLLDSLLDLGFEKEKVLEAIRKVKVKNVNNCISYIYGEDSVELDPQEVNQGTTEVNSENLNSIVSMGVNKNVAMAALLINKNDLQKSIDYIFTNMDDLTESKCASIVNRNKCEDGIANYELVASIVHMGSNANSGHYICYIKDDSQWYVYNDNKIGLCDTNKGRDTAYIHLYKRI from the exons ATGGCCGACATTAAAAGCATTGTGGCCTGCATTTCGGCCAACATCCGTGAGCCGTCGAAGGATGACGTCATACACTTGGACGAGTGCAGCGTGAC CGGTTACAAGAACATCTTCGAGGACGGTGTGTTCGTGGACCTGATTTCCTTCGAGAGCTTCGGCCTCAGCTGCCTCAAGTACAACTACAACCGAGCGCAAGAGG aaaaaagcgaaataaaaaatctgACCCTAAACGTGGAAGGAGGCTTCAAGGAAAGTAAGGTATACAACTACCAGTACGAATATGCACTGTACGACTTGCAGACTAACCTTTACATTAGTTTAGATGAAGTGGAAGACGagagtgtaaaaaatatatgtaacaaaATAATAAGTCATAAGAATGAgctgaaaaaggagaaccagaacaaatgggtgaacgaaataaaggaaagcaaGTATGCAAAGGATCTAGTACAGCTACCAAACattacaataaaaaatgaaaacctCGAATGTGCAGTTTGCAAAGCTAAGAAGAATATATGGCTGAATTTATCCGATGGGTACATAGgatgtggaaggaaaatattcaaTTATGGTGGGGGTTGTCTGAACAATGAAGAAGGAGCAGCATTAAAGCATTATTACGAAAGTGGAAAGAAGTACCCCCTAGTTGTAAAACTAGGAACCATCacgaaagaaggagaagcagaTGTGTTCTCCTACGCGGATGATGAAAACGACAGTGTAATAGATCCCTACATAGATGTGCATCTAAAGAACCTAGGAATTAacataacaaatttaaacaaaaCGGAGGTTACCACTTtagagaaagaaataaaagaaaatcaGAACATTAATTTTTCATCCATACTAGATAAGGATACACAACTTGTATGCAAAGAGGGAAAGGTTGGATTTGTAAACTTAGGAAATACGTGCTATATGAATTGCGCGTTGCAAGTGCTCCTCTCCATTAAAGAGGTCAGCTACAGATATATAGACAACCAGTTAGACTTCCTACTAACCCTGGACAGGAAAAGTAAGACGCATCAAGATATGTTCATTCAGTACGCAAAATTATGCACCCtgatttttaaagaagactatattaacaagaaaaaaaattatataaaaaggtttAAGGGAGAATGTGAAAAGAGAAATGTAGACGTAACCTATGACAGCGATgtggatgaagaaaattgcGTAAGCATCAATCCGTCCATGTTTCGAACGTGCCTAAATCAAAAGGGGAACTCCTTCTGCAATAATAACCAGCAGGACATTTTCGAGTTTTTAACCTACCTCCTGAATGAGCTGatcgaaaatgaaaataatattttccataGAATCCTAAGCGGGGAAAATGCCAGTAAGAGGAAAATCAACCAGTTAGTAAATATTGaacaggggaaggaaactAAGAAGAGTAACAACACATCCCCAGCGGGAGGTGCAAACACACAAAAGGATAATGGGCACAAAAGTGATAAGTCCCTCTTCAACCTCTTCACCTTCGAAATGGACCAAACCATCGTAAGTGACGAACATAACGTAAGTAGGAGCTCCTTCCAAAATAACATCCTCTCCTTGGACATCCCCCTGGATAACGCTGTGTTGAAAAAGTTGGAAGAAGAAACTTCACCTACTTCACCCCCCCCCGTAACGCTACTAGACTGCCTcaataattttataaaaaaggacTACATTGATGAATACTAcagtgaggagaaaaaaacgaaaaccTTAGCTCAGAAGGATATTAAATTTAAGACCTTCCCTCCGTACCTTTTTATTCACATAAAAAGATTTTACGCAGATGAGAACTGGAACGCGAAGAAGATAAATGTTCCCGTTCAGGCAGATGAGTATATCAACTTGGAGTTTATGCGGTCGGAAAATAGTCGTGTCGAGGGGGATAAAAGCAGTGCGTATGGGGAAGGAGGACCAGGGAAAAACTCCACGAATACTGCTCACGCAGGGAAAAACAGCGATGAGTACATCATGAAACAGTATAGGGATCTCTTGGATTCCCTTCTAGACCTCGgatttgaaaaggaaaaagttttGGAGGCCATCAGAAAAGTGAAGGTCAAAAATGTCAACAACTGCATTTCCTACATTTATGGAGAAGACTCCGTAGAATTAGACCCGCAAGAAGTCAACCAAGGAACAACGGAGGTCAACTCGGAAAATTTAAATTCCATCGTCAGCATGGGTGTGAACAAGAACGTAGCCATGGCTGCTCTCCTCATAAACAAAAACGACTTGCAAAAATCTATTGATTATATTTTCACCAATATGGACGACCTTACAGAGAGTAAATGCGCCTCGATTGTGAACAGGAACAAGTGCGAAGACGGCATCG CAAACTACGAACTGGTCGCTTCCATCGTGCACATGGGAAGTAACGCCAACTCGGGCCACTACATCTGCTACATAAAGGACGATTCTCA GTGGTACGTATACAACGACAACAAGATTGGTCTGTGCGACACGAACAAGGGCAGGGACACGGCATACATCCATTTGTACAAGAGGATCTGA
- a CDS encoding 26S protease regulatory subunit 6B, translated as MDSISKYLKEEDYYIKLKILKKQIDILNIQEEYIKEEHKNLKRELIRSKNEIKRIQSVPLIIGQFLDIIDNNYGIVSSTAGSNYYVRILSTLNKEDLKPSVSVALHRHSHSIVNILPSESDSSIQLLQMSERPNVKYTDLGGLDTQKQEMREAVELPLKSPELYEKIGIEPPMGILIYGPPGTGKTMLVKAVANETQVTFIGVVGSEFVQKYLGEGPRMVRDVFRLARENSPSIIFIDEVDAIATKRFDAQTGADREVQRILLELLNQMDGFDRSTNVKVIMATNRADTLDPALLRPGRLDRKIEFPLPDRKQKRLIFQTIISKMNVSSDVNIENFVVRTDKISAADIAAIAQEAGMQAIRKNRYIITANDFEQGYRTHVRKQLRDYEFYNI; from the exons atggatagtATTAGCAAGTAcctgaaggaggaggacTACTACATTAAGCTAAAAATATTGAAGAAGCAAATTGACATCCTGAACATACAG GAGGAGTACATCAAGGAGGAGCACAAGAACCTGAAGAGGGAGCTGATCAGGTCGAAGAACGAAATAAAGCGCATACAAAGCGTGCCGCTCATCATAGGGCAATTTCTGGACATAATAGATAACAACTATGGGATTGTGAGCAGCACGGCGGGGTCGAACTACTACGTTCGAATTCTTTCTACCCTGAATAAGGAAGATTTGAAGCCATCCGTCAGCGTGGCGTTGCACCGACATAGCCATTCTATCGTGAATATACTTCCATCCGAGTCGGACAGCAGCATACAGCTACTACAAATGAGTGAGAGACCAAATGTGAAGTATACAGATTTGGGAGGACTAGACACACAGAAGCAGGAAATGAGAGAAGCCGTTGAGTTGCCTCTAAAGAGTCCAGAGTTGTATGAAAAGATCGGAATAGAACCCCCTATGGGGATCCTAATATATGGACCTCCAGGTACAGGGAAGACAATGCTTGTTAAAGCAGTAGCGAATGAAACACAAGTTACCTTTATCGGTGTTGTGGGTTCTGAATTTGTACAAAAGTATTTAGGAGAAGGTCCAAGAATGGTTAGAGATGTGTTCAGATTAGCCAGAGAAAATTctccttccattatttttattgacGAGGTAGATGCAATAGCAACAAAAAGATTTGATGCCCAAACAGGAGCAGACAGAGAGGTCCAAAGAATTCTTCTGGAACTGCTGAACCAAATGGATGGCTTCGACAGGTCCACTAATGTGAAGGTCATCATGGCCACCAACAGGGCAGATACATTAGATCCTGCGTTGTTAAGACCGGGGAGACTGGATAGAAAAATTGAGTTCCCTCTCCCGGAcaggaaacaaaaaagactCATTTTTCAGACCATTATTAGTAAGATGAACGTCAGCAGCGATGTAAACATAGAAAACTTCGTTGTGAGGACCGATAAGATAAGTGCTGCTGACATTGCTGCCATTGCACAGGAGGCAGGCATGCAAGCCATACGGAAGAACCGTTATATCATCACGGCCAACGATTTTGAGCAAGGCTACCGTACGCACGTCCGCAAGCAGCTGCGTGATTATGAGTTTTACAACATATAG
- a CDS encoding SICA antigen, with product MIILYFFLGKKRRRYKRAHQVRGPSRLEEQLLDDVDDQADGPREYTLVKKRKQPRSAPMRRRKRERPAHRVGRRTIIDIHLEVIDECQKGDAHSMKEDFFEILVQEFMGSEFMKEENVPMDEVPSSDCGFREEDFILTEDILEEGVPKEQVPSSDSGFRV from the exons ATGATAATTCTT tattttttcctcggtaaaaaaagacgtcgttacaaaagagctcatcaagtacgtggtccctCTCGcttggaagaacaactccttgatgatgtggacgaccaggcagatggtccacgtgaatataccttagtaaagaaACGCaaacaaccaagatctgctccaatgagaaggaggaaaagggagcGTCCCGCCCACCGTGTTGGTCGCcgcaccattattgatattcatttagaagtcatagacgaatgtcaaaagggggatgCACATTCGATGaaagaagacttttttgaaattttggttcaggaatttatgggaagcgaattcatgaaagaagaaaatgttcctatggatgaggttccaagttctgattgcgggtttagggaggaagactttattcTTACAGAAGATATTCttgaggaaggtgttcctaaggaacaggttccaagttcagattccgggtttagggtgtag
- a CDS encoding Phosphoglycerate mutase yields the protein MRYYNLVSKISLGKNVVANLGGNLRANLGANLRGNLQAKRTFSTGASGEKGKYGKEGKGKYVLCTAVTSVALSVALTYVYENYVLYKWNHKYDYSYNPYVKTIENKLKEKKEGKREKKHVSKNIILVRHGQYIRKNATDENAKKLTKEGCKQAEMTGKKLKDILKDKKISVIYHSDLIRAKETAEIISKYFPNAQLINDPNLNEGTPYLPDPIPKSSKFDSNKIQVDNKRINKAYESYFYQPPGEEDEYQLVICHGNVIRYFLCRALQLPLFAWLRFSSYNCGITWLVLDDEGSVVLREFGSVSHLPFDSVTYF from the coding sequence ATGCGATACTACAACCTGGTGAGCAAAATAAGTCTCGGGAAAAATGTAGTAGCCAACCTGGGAGGTAACCTGAGGGCTAACTTGGGGGCTAACCTAAGAGGCAACCTGCAGGCGAAGCGAACCTTTAGCACAGGGGCAAGTGGAGAGAAGGGAAAGTACGGCAAGGAGGGCAAGGGAAAGTATGTCCTCTGCACAGCAGTCACATCCGTGGCCCTCTCGGTCGCACTGACCTACGTATACGAAAACTATGTCCTTTACAAATGGAACCACAAGTACGATTACTCCTACAACCCGTATGTAAAAACTATCGAAAATAagttgaaagaaaaaaaagaaggaaagagagaaaaaaaacatgtgtcgaaaaatataatactCGTTCGACATGGACAGTACATACGAAAAAACGCAACTGATGAgaacgcaaaaaaattaacaaaggAGGGATGTAAACAAGCAGAAATgacaggaaaaaaacttAAGGATATTTTAAAAGACAAAAAGATCAGTGTAATTTACCACTCAGATTTAATTAGGGCAAAAGAGACAGCAGAAATTATTAGTAAGTATTTTCCCAACGCTCAGCTAATAAATGACCCGAACTTAAATGAAGGCACTCCTTATTTACCTGACCCTATTCCTAAAAGCTCCAAATTCGATAGCAATAAAATTCAAGTGGATAATAAAAGAATCAATAAAGCGTATGAGAGCTACTTTTACCAACCTCCtggggaagaagatgaaTACCAGTTGGTGATTTGCCATGGGAATGTCATTCGGTACTTTCTATGCAGAGCTTTACAACTTCCTCTATTCGCTTGGCTACGTTTTTCAAGCTACAACTGCGGAATTACTTGGCTCGTTTTGGACGACGAGGGCTCCGTCGTTCTTCGTGAGTTCGGCTCCGTTTCGCACCTCCCCTTCGACAGCGTCACCTACTTCTGA